The following are encoded in a window of Acidobacteriota bacterium genomic DNA:
- a CDS encoding diguanylate cyclase: MMPLAMEFSASAGIATSFVILHRWQEFLPLALAPLLGLVWGYHQQNRSRIIANNARILEAENHLKEQEDLYLRTVESLALAVDAKDQTTYGHIRRVRVYAMGLARFIGITAPDELKAIETGALLHDIGKLAVDDFILNKPGKLTSQEFEKIKMHAAAGDEILQQVRFPFPVARYVRCHHERWDGNGYPDGLKGEDIPLGGRILSVADAFDAIRFSRPYKLAMSTEEALEVLRSESGTFFDPKLVQLLVEHIHELEEEAIRESSNAPELSFRKYFQPDQSGTAARLLSTPAADLPAEFVRIAEFCNTMSGYFELKDVFPVVLSQLEPFLPFSTCALYLGNEKGRLEAASATGRHSQHLRGHGMEMGMGISGWVAAYRRPMRNTGPALDFTGLAGDFSSLADALAVPVVYEDEPLGTLSLYAQEKGFYTQEHQDHLQMLADLIAPLIAESKKRKGSEDPDLLDPTTQVPRVSYLAAIGPQLLAAAATTKAPLALIYLEIRNLNQITRLYGGHQGNSLLRRIAGCIKPELRGTDTLVRYGNQGFVALLPGMREEQAIRCADRLKQQIRREVTNAVQGIAVDFKAGIAVHPRDGATIMTLLHTALEAVKSTSAELPQGDNVIDFTQRP; the protein is encoded by the coding sequence ATGATGCCGCTGGCGATGGAGTTCTCGGCCTCGGCGGGGATCGCCACCTCCTTCGTGATCCTGCACCGGTGGCAGGAGTTCCTTCCCCTTGCCCTGGCACCGCTGCTGGGACTCGTCTGGGGATACCACCAGCAGAACCGTTCCCGCATCATCGCCAACAACGCCCGGATCCTGGAGGCGGAAAATCACCTTAAAGAGCAGGAAGATTTATATTTAAGGACTGTAGAATCCCTTGCTCTGGCCGTGGACGCCAAGGACCAGACCACCTACGGTCATATCCGCAGGGTCAGGGTGTACGCAATGGGGCTGGCCAGGTTCATCGGCATCACGGCTCCCGATGAACTGAAGGCGATAGAGACCGGCGCGCTCCTGCATGACATCGGCAAGCTGGCGGTGGATGACTTCATCCTGAACAAGCCCGGAAAACTTACGAGCCAGGAGTTCGAAAAAATCAAAATGCACGCCGCCGCAGGTGACGAAATCCTGCAGCAGGTCCGGTTCCCCTTCCCGGTGGCCCGGTATGTACGCTGCCACCATGAACGATGGGACGGGAACGGGTATCCCGACGGGTTGAAGGGAGAAGACATTCCGCTTGGAGGCCGGATCCTGTCGGTCGCGGATGCCTTCGACGCCATCCGCTTCTCCAGGCCGTACAAGCTCGCCATGTCTACCGAAGAAGCCCTCGAGGTTCTGCGATCCGAATCGGGCACCTTTTTCGACCCCAAACTGGTGCAGTTGCTGGTGGAGCACATCCACGAACTGGAGGAAGAAGCCATTCGGGAATCGTCCAACGCCCCCGAACTCTCCTTCCGCAAATACTTCCAGCCTGATCAGTCCGGTACCGCAGCCCGGTTGTTGTCTACGCCAGCCGCCGATCTGCCGGCGGAATTCGTCCGCATCGCCGAATTCTGCAACACCATGTCGGGCTACTTTGAACTGAAGGATGTTTTTCCGGTGGTGCTCAGCCAGCTGGAGCCTTTTTTGCCCTTCAGCACCTGTGCGCTTTATCTAGGGAATGAAAAAGGCCGCCTTGAAGCCGCCTCCGCGACCGGCCGCCATTCCCAGCATCTCCGTGGACATGGCATGGAAATGGGAATGGGGATCAGCGGCTGGGTGGCAGCCTACCGCCGCCCCATGCGCAACACCGGTCCGGCGCTCGATTTCACAGGGCTGGCGGGGGATTTCAGCTCACTCGCCGACGCCCTCGCGGTCCCGGTGGTCTACGAGGACGAGCCCCTGGGCACCCTCTCCCTCTACGCGCAGGAAAAGGGCTTTTATACCCAGGAGCACCAGGACCACCTGCAGATGCTGGCCGACCTGATCGCGCCCCTGATTGCCGAGTCCAAAAAGCGCAAGGGATCGGAGGACCCGGATCTGCTCGATCCCACGACCCAGGTCCCCCGGGTCTCCTACCTGGCCGCCATCGGCCCGCAACTCCTTGCCGCGGCAGCAACCACCAAGGCTCCGCTCGCGCTCATCTACCTGGAAATCAGGAATCTGAACCAGATCACCCGCCTCTACGGCGGTCATCAGGGCAACTCCCTGCTCCGAAGGATCGCCGGCTGCATCAAGCCCGAACTCCGGGGGACGGACACCCTGGTGCGTTACGGGAACCAGGGGTTTGTGGCGCTCCTCCCCGGGATGCGGGAAGAGCAGGCCATCCGCTGCGCCGACCGGTTGAAGCAGCAAATCAGGCGGGAGGTCACCAATGCGGTCCAGGGGATCGCCGTCGACTTCAAGGCCGGCATCGCCGTCCATCCCAGGGACGGCGCCACCATCATGACCCTCCTGCATACCGCCCTGGAAGCGGTCAAATCCACATCAGCTGAACTGCCGCAGGGCGATAACGTCATTGATTTCACCCAGCGCCCCTGA